The following are encoded in a window of Armatimonadota bacterium genomic DNA:
- a CDS encoding peptidase C45, with amino-acid sequence MSGTSLPFLRLTGGPGEIGEGHGRAAPDLVAHNLDLYFRRFAGEVSLSRDEVLRRTERYWPAVCARAPAFAEMVEGVAHGAGQPTMEVAALNLRFELFYGEFSRLGTLELGGMPAPTRECTIFALTPEASDDGHLWVGENWDWIPGVAGVLQHITHPDGLQVLCFTEAGIAGGKIGLNSAGIGLAVSGLISADDDWTRMGTPFHARTWEVLCSKAMDAAVGAVTRGVRACSANYLVARAGQQGEGIAVDIETAPRGTCTLEPVNGILVHANHFRDPERLGIWQPITEEWRSTFHRCARAERLLSGAAARGQISAGTMMTILQDHEGHPESVCRHPNPALPEAERYQTGVSILMDLHTGCMQVAAGPPCTFPYSSYCV; translated from the coding sequence GTGAGCGGCACCTCGCTGCCATTCCTGCGCCTGACGGGTGGTCCGGGTGAGATCGGGGAAGGGCACGGCCGGGCCGCGCCCGACCTCGTCGCCCACAACCTCGACCTCTACTTCCGCCGGTTCGCCGGCGAGGTCTCCTTGTCGCGCGACGAGGTGCTCAGGCGGACGGAGCGATACTGGCCGGCTGTTTGTGCGCGAGCCCCCGCCTTCGCCGAGATGGTGGAAGGCGTGGCGCACGGGGCCGGCCAGCCCACCATGGAGGTGGCCGCGCTCAATCTACGGTTTGAGCTGTTCTATGGCGAGTTCTCGCGACTCGGGACGCTCGAACTGGGTGGGATGCCCGCGCCCACACGGGAGTGCACGATATTCGCGCTCACGCCAGAGGCGTCGGACGATGGCCACCTCTGGGTCGGCGAGAACTGGGACTGGATCCCCGGCGTGGCAGGAGTGCTCCAGCACATCACGCATCCCGACGGACTCCAGGTGCTGTGCTTCACCGAAGCGGGCATCGCCGGTGGTAAGATCGGCCTGAACAGCGCAGGGATCGGCCTCGCCGTAAGCGGCTTGATCTCCGCCGACGACGACTGGACACGCATGGGCACTCCGTTTCACGCGCGCACCTGGGAGGTTCTGTGTAGCAAGGCGATGGACGCCGCGGTTGGTGCTGTGACGCGGGGGGTCCGCGCGTGCTCCGCCAACTACCTGGTGGCCAGGGCAGGCCAGCAGGGAGAAGGGATCGCCGTGGACATCGAGACCGCGCCGCGCGGCACATGCACCCTCGAGCCCGTCAACGGGATCCTGGTTCACGCCAACCACTTCCGCGATCCCGAGCGCCTCGGGATCTGGCAGCCGATTACCGAGGAATGGCGTTCGACCTTCCACCGGTGCGCCCGGGCAGAGCGACTCCTTTCCGGGGCTGCTGCCCGCGGCCAGATCTCCGCCGGAACCATGATGACAATCCTGCAAGACCACGAGGGTCACCCTGAGTCGGTCTGCCGGCACCCCAACCCGGCGTTGCCGGAGGCCGAGCGCTACCAGACCGGGGTCTCCATCCTGATGGATCTCCACACCGGCTGCATGCAGGTGGCGGCAGGTCCTCCGTGCACGTTTCCGTACAGCAGTTACTGCGTGTAG
- a CDS encoding GNAT family N-acetyltransferase, protein MDGVPTPARVTVREARDTDEARILEIGNALFPDYPETLDEFREFRARLEEGGYASILAVAETQTGEVIGYSHAHDMPGQFDPARYRMGIFTDLAWRGRGTGSALYSHMRGVLAARGALVLESFARETMPEAIRFLAHRGFRETMRTWEVRLDLGWFDPSPFAYYLDHARGEGVTIVTLEDELRRDPGALRRAYELHNAVVAGIPMPIPYTPVPFEVYVRSTIESPRALPGAYFLALAGGDYVGEANLHRPAQGTHLYHGVTGVLPAYRGRGIAWALKLATIAYGRQHGYSEIRTWNETNNTGMLAINERLGFTRQPAWITFEAALDPGEAR, encoded by the coding sequence ATGGACGGCGTGCCGACCCCGGCCCGAGTGACGGTTCGCGAGGCTCGCGATACCGACGAGGCTAGGATCCTGGAGATCGGCAACGCCCTCTTCCCGGACTACCCGGAGACGCTGGACGAGTTCCGGGAGTTCCGGGCGCGGCTGGAGGAGGGAGGGTACGCGTCCATCCTGGCGGTGGCCGAGACCCAGACCGGAGAGGTGATCGGGTACTCCCATGCGCACGACATGCCAGGGCAGTTCGATCCTGCCCGGTATCGCATGGGCATCTTCACCGACCTTGCCTGGCGGGGTCGGGGCACAGGATCCGCGCTGTACTCTCACATGCGTGGGGTGCTTGCAGCCCGGGGCGCGCTGGTTCTCGAGTCGTTCGCCCGGGAGACGATGCCCGAGGCAATCCGGTTCCTGGCCCACCGGGGATTTCGGGAGACGATGCGGACCTGGGAGGTCCGGCTGGACCTTGGATGGTTCGACCCATCGCCGTTTGCGTACTACCTCGATCACGCGCGAGGGGAGGGCGTCACAATAGTGACGCTGGAGGATGAGCTCCGGCGCGACCCCGGAGCGCTGCGCCGCGCCTACGAGTTGCACAACGCCGTGGTCGCGGGCATTCCTATGCCGATCCCGTATACGCCTGTCCCGTTTGAAGTGTACGTGCGCAGCACCATCGAGTCACCGCGGGCGCTTCCCGGCGCCTACTTCCTGGCACTGGCGGGCGGTGACTACGTGGGTGAGGCCAACCTGCACCGGCCTGCGCAAGGAACGCACCTGTACCATGGCGTCACCGGTGTACTGCCCGCGTACCGCGGACGGGGCATCGCCTGGGCGCTCAAGCTGGCAACCATCGCCTATGGGCGGCAGCACGGCTACTCCGAGATCCGCACCTGGAACGAGACGAACAACACCGGCATGCTGGCGATCAACGAGCGGCTGGGGTTCACGCGGCAGCCTGCCTGGATCACGTTCGAGGCGGCCCTGGATCCGGGAGAGGCGCGGTGA
- a CDS encoding ABC transporter substrate-binding protein translates to MSMIEWVRANCRLLVVGLGGLVLLAAGCGGGGAVRESGPIHIGVLSTMTGADTVVGEETVRGVQLASDSVNTAGGIRTRKLNVVVEDSKYSPENALLAARKLIDSDKASVIVNGTRSGVLRAWVGYAASKGVVVIDASGSTGETRGLGKTVFSVAADAVVLGRELARWAFQNGHRRVAIAVPSNPAGGELRKAAEDEFRRLGGQVVAAVEYAVGDLDHGPTVRQVASQRPDAIIASPYGSDGRILFRHADQLGLKAPWYVAYPSQVVLDNPGRLAGRLYGLEVGYMTKNAQQFRKAYSAKHSGQAATTWAAYSYDGVWVMANAMRRAGVDPAEIARVFIRSAAGFGGATGRIEFDDDGHRINAPLERLMVTTRGELEPAP, encoded by the coding sequence ATGAGCATGATCGAGTGGGTTCGCGCCAACTGTCGACTCTTGGTAGTGGGGCTGGGCGGGCTGGTGCTGCTGGCCGCCGGATGCGGCGGCGGGGGCGCCGTCCGTGAGTCCGGACCGATACACATCGGCGTGCTCAGCACCATGACCGGGGCAGACACCGTGGTTGGCGAGGAGACGGTACGCGGTGTGCAGCTCGCCAGCGACTCGGTCAATACCGCGGGCGGCATCAGGACTCGCAAACTCAACGTTGTAGTGGAGGACAGCAAGTATAGTCCCGAGAACGCGCTGCTGGCGGCGCGCAAACTCATTGATTCCGACAAGGCGTCGGTCATCGTCAACGGCACCCGAAGCGGCGTCCTCAGGGCGTGGGTCGGTTACGCCGCCTCGAAGGGGGTGGTCGTCATAGACGCGTCGGGAAGCACGGGCGAGACCAGGGGGCTGGGCAAGACGGTCTTCTCGGTTGCCGCAGACGCGGTCGTGCTCGGGCGCGAGCTGGCCCGGTGGGCGTTCCAGAATGGCCATCGTCGGGTTGCCATCGCCGTGCCGAGCAACCCCGCCGGCGGCGAGTTGCGCAAGGCGGCCGAGGACGAGTTCCGCCGGCTGGGTGGCCAAGTAGTGGCGGCCGTCGAGTACGCCGTCGGGGACCTGGACCATGGCCCCACGGTGCGACAGGTCGCGTCGCAACGCCCCGACGCGATCATCGCGAGCCCCTATGGGAGCGACGGGAGGATCTTGTTCCGGCATGCCGATCAACTGGGACTCAAGGCTCCATGGTACGTGGCGTACCCCAGCCAGGTAGTTCTAGACAACCCCGGAAGGCTCGCTGGCCGCCTGTACGGGCTCGAGGTCGGCTACATGACGAAGAACGCGCAGCAGTTCCGGAAGGCGTACAGCGCCAAGCACTCCGGGCAAGCGGCCACGACGTGGGCCGCGTACAGCTACGACGGGGTGTGGGTTATGGCCAACGCCATGCGGCGCGCCGGGGTCGATCCGGCCGAGATCGCCCGCGTGTTCATCCGCAGCGCGGCCGGATTCGGAGGTGCTACGGGGCGGATCGAGTTCGACGATGACGGTCACCGGATCAACGCGCCCCTGGAGCGGCTCATGGTGACCACGCGCGGCGAGCTAGAGCCGGCGCCTTGA
- a CDS encoding DMT family transporter, which produces MTGELAALAAAMSFGISTVLARRFMVAVAPEAGVLVSIATNVVIFSTILATSALGGLLPAIHPVSILMFAAGGIAGTLLGRNLAYQTIRRLGPALSTAIRLSNSIFTLMFGYLFLGELPRPWQVVGLAAVTVGLWVSLWTGRQAGPAGPRALDLVGIAMALAGAASFALGDTARRFGLILTPAPILGATVGAVTALLAHLLWSAFYRSARWPAGRAWLSGDLLGSALFNTMAILLLFTALRHAPVAIASVLYNLQALVVLIASPVLLRGQETITVWIVLGTIIALTGTALILLG; this is translated from the coding sequence ATGACCGGGGAACTCGCGGCGCTGGCCGCGGCGATGTCGTTCGGGATCAGCACGGTCCTGGCGAGGCGCTTCATGGTGGCGGTTGCCCCGGAAGCCGGAGTCCTGGTGAGCATAGCCACGAACGTCGTGATCTTCTCGACCATCCTGGCTACTTCGGCTCTTGGTGGGCTGCTGCCGGCGATCCACCCTGTCTCAATCCTCATGTTCGCCGCCGGAGGGATAGCGGGCACGCTGCTGGGCCGGAACCTGGCGTACCAAACCATCCGGCGCCTGGGACCTGCGCTCTCCACTGCCATCCGGCTAAGCAACAGCATCTTCACGCTGATGTTCGGCTACCTTTTTCTTGGTGAGCTGCCCCGTCCTTGGCAGGTCGTCGGGCTGGCCGCCGTCACCGTCGGCCTGTGGGTCAGCCTCTGGACAGGGCGCCAGGCCGGCCCCGCGGGCCCACGCGCCCTGGACCTGGTGGGAATAGCGATGGCGCTGGCAGGGGCAGCTTCATTCGCCCTTGGCGACACCGCGCGACGGTTCGGACTGATCCTGACGCCGGCGCCGATTCTGGGCGCCACGGTGGGCGCGGTCACCGCGCTGCTCGCCCATCTGCTCTGGTCGGCTTTCTACCGCTCGGCGCGATGGCCAGCCGGCCGGGCCTGGCTCAGCGGCGACCTGCTGGGCAGCGCTCTATTCAACACCATGGCGATCCTGCTGCTCTTCACGGCGCTCCGGCACGCGCCCGTGGCCATCGCGTCGGTGCTGTACAATCTGCAGGCGCTCGTGGTTCTGATCGCCAGCCCGGTTCTCCTGCGCGGTCAGGAGACGATCACCGTCTGGATAGTGCTCGGGACCATCATCGCACTGACAGGGACGGCCCTGATCCTGCTGGGATGA